The Hevea brasiliensis isolate MT/VB/25A 57/8 chromosome 1, ASM3005281v1, whole genome shotgun sequence DNA segment attaaaaaaaaaaagaaaaaatgatgAAAAAATATATGTTATAAAGGAAAAGGTGATAAGTAAAATAGATGAGAATGAAAAAGTTATCTAAGAAAATGAGAGTAAACAGAAAaaataaagtgaaaaaaaaaagagtattgAATAAAGAAAATGAATAGTAGTGAAAATTTTGCAATTAATTCATACTCGGCtgctattataaataaataaaataaaaaaatgggtgaaaatttttggagaaaaaaaatcaattgtaaaattgattttaaaaatgGATTGTTGTTAGTAATTGGTTCACGAATcagttataaataaaaaaaaaaaagattacaaataattattttatttaaaaaaaattaaaattgattataaAATTAGTTACTAATAATAATCGATTTCAATcggttataaaattaattatttttttttagtgcGGGATTAAACCCCTCTAGTATATTCTTACAAATGGCAAATAATACAGTGCTTTTAATCACTCACAAACATGTCTAatactatttaaattatttttttatgagtAATTGTTATACAATTTTTTTAGTATACCTAGTATATCTAATGATTTACTCGACAAACATATTGTCCTATAGCAtcattttcaaaaagaaaatggtAGGTGAATAGTAACAAAAAAGAACTCAAACTATGCAAAACCAAAAACAGGTACATGCTCAGACGGACAAGAGATGATCCCTTCAAGTGAGAAGACAAAAACGAGTATTCAAGCACTGCTCGATCCCTTTCTATTCGATATTGATTATCATCTATAAATAAATTTCTAAGCTGTTTATTATTACATCCATTATTAGGGACAAAACTAACGAGAAAAATAATATGCTTTGTATCAAATCAGTGGCAATCCTTCTCCTTCCAACTTTCCTCCTCATTTCTTCAACCTTCTTTTCTGGTGGAGCTTCTCAAATTCACCTCCAGCCACTACCACTCCACGTTCGAGGTTTAGATCTTCTTTCTTGTTTCttgtttttctcttttaattatttaattagtcgCTCGGATTAAATGTTCTTGCTTTGTGCTTTGTTTTTATAAGAACTTTGTTGTTTTCACCACACAATGCCAGACTTGCATTTTTCTACAGGAAGTGTTGAGAAGAGTGAGTTAAACTTGGTTTCATGGGAAAGGGGGAGGAGGTCTGTTCTTGCAGAAAACAATTCTATGATATTAGCTGCAAAGCGAACGCATAGGAGAGATCCTTTGGACAATTTTAAGTACTACAAAGGTGGATGGAATATCAGAGAAGAGCATTATTTCTATGTGAGTTTCTCTGCAACCAAATTAATGGCCTGATAAATGTTTTGTTTTGTTCTTGATAGGCTATTTAAGTTTTAATTGTGTTGTAGCAAGTAGTTGAACACTGTTGAGTTTTCTTTTCAAAGATTgtagattgattttttttttttttcatctggaTTTTGCTTGGTTTCATTGTATATATTGTGACAATTTCAATGTTGGAAATTAAAATTTCacttttaaaaaaatacaaagaGACTAAGGCTTAATATCACCTCTAGCTTTATTACCTGAATTAATTTTAAGGTTGACTTAGGCTTCTAATATGGTATCAGaatcatttttataaaatttttatttaatgcaATCATTGtatatattatgatttaattataatCATCGATTATAACGAGGTTTATCACGATTATAATGAAACCTTTGCACATGCATAGGTTTCATGTTATTATTTATCCCATTTTACACTTTCTATTGGGCCACGTACTAAGTCGAGTCTAACACGTATCGAGAGGTGGTAATAAAGATATATTCTATTCTATTCTGTTCATCGCCTTCTTATGATAAATTGCAAAGTttctcattattattattattattattattataagtgCTTGGTTCGTCCTGTTGCAAGCATATATTGTTGCATAATTTCTCAATTCTTTTGGTTTGAAGATACTACATGATTCCGTTGTCCTCCCTGAGGCATTTTTTTTCCTTATGCAGTCTGTTGCCTATACTGCTGCTCCTCTGTTTTTAATTGCTGTAATATGGTTTCTGGGATTCGCTGTGACCTTATTGGTCCTCTGTATTCGTCGCTGCTGCTGTCAACTGAAGAATTATGGCTATTCTCGAACTGCCTATGCACTTTCTCTTATCTTTCTCATATTCTTCACTGTTGCTGCAATGTACGTCCATCCCATCTCTTTCTTTATGAGATTGAATATGCACATATACTCCTGTCTTAAATAATGAACTGTTTCTAAAATCTTCACCTCTTTCATGGTTTCAGTATTGGATGCATTGTCCTTTACACTGGACAGGAAAAGTTTCACAGCAGTTCAACAAGTACcctaaaatatgttgtgaatcaaGCAGAAAATACTGTTGAGAATCTCACTATTGTATCAGAGTATCTATCTGCTGCGAAGGGAGTTGGAGTAGATCAATTTTATCTGCCTCCTAGCTCCCAGAAGAGCATCAGCAAAGTTGGCAGCTTGATAAATGCTTCAGCTACTATTCTTCAGCAGAACACTGATGAAAATTCAGATACAATACAGAAAGCTCTTGATACTGTGTGAGTAAAAGTTTTTATAAGTTAGTATGTGAATATACTATCCGCTGCTAATTCAATTTGTTAATCGAAGCATTCTGTTTGTCTTTCAGACGGGTGATTCTAATCATAGTTGCTGCTGTAATGCTCGTTTTTGCTTTTCTAGGTTTCTGTAAGCATACTAATCACCACAATTAGATGATAATTGTTCTAAATTCTTAGTTATAAATATTTCCTTCAAGGTCACACTATTTTATACTCATTGGCTGCAGTGCTATCAATTTTTGGCATGCAATCTTGCGTCTACATGTAAGTACATTAGCTAACATTCATTAATTCATTCATTTCCATAGTTAATTCAGTGCTTAATGTTCTTGTAATGCTGATTTTCATTGACTAATTAATTGCAGACTGGCTATTACGGGATGGATCCTTGCAACAATTGCTTTGATTTTGTGCTGCTTGTTTCtcattcttcataagtaagtcATATTGCTTGTCTTGTTTTCCTAATTCTTTGTGGATGCTACAGAAGTGATCGTGTTTGAGATGCCCAATATCATTAATTTAGCTCAGTTTTCTCCTATTTCCAATGCAGTGTAGTTGGAGATACATGTGTTGCCATGGACGAATGGGTCCAACACCCCACAGCACATACAGCTTTGGATGATATTCTCCCCTGTGTAGACAAAGCAACTGCCCAGCAAACATTGTCAGAAAGCAAAAAAGTCACCTTCCAGCTAGTTGGTGTTGTTAACACATTCATCACCAATGTCTCCAATAAAGACCCACCAAAAAACCTGCCTCCCAACTTACCACCAGAGACTAAACGTTTGTATTACAATCAATCCGGTCCTGCAGTGCCTCTCCTTTGTAATCAATTCAATTCTGATATGACAGATCGGAAATGCGTTGCTGGTGAAGTTTACTTCACCAATGCATCGCAGGTAAGCTGAAACAAGCATAAAAGTCTTTGCTTCTTTGTAGTGACATTTTGAAATCTTACTGCATTTACAAAACATGGGTCTTGTAATCCTGCATCTGTTCTGCCAATTTTTTCATCTCTAATGCAGGAATGGAGCAAGTACGTCTGCCAAGTCTCAGAAAATGGTACTTGTACCACAACAGGCCGTCTGACACCTGAATTTTACAATCAGATAATGTTTACTGTAAATGTGAGCTATGCACTGCATATCTACAGTCCCTTCCTTGTTGAGCTAGTAGATTGTACTTTTGTTCGCAAAACCTTCAGTGGTATCATTGAGCAACATTGTCCAGGCCTGAATCGTTATAGTGATTGGATCTTTATTGGGTTTGTCATGGTTTCGGTTGCAGTAATGTTTTCTTTGATCTTTTGGGTGTTGCATGCAAGAGAGAGGCGTCACCGGGTATATTGCAAGCAGTTTATAAATCTATCTGCGCGGGAGTCTATAGCAGAAGAAAGTGGTGTGCAATGAGTTTCCTGAGTTTGATTCTGCAGATTATTGGGGGCCTTGTTTGGTTAAAGTTACAAGTGACTCAGTTctggaaataaagaaaaaatgatATTTTTACTTCTGAACACTTGCTCCTGACTAAACAAGTTAATTTTTCGCTCTTTCTGAGAACTTGCACTTATCTCCTACTAAACAAATCCTAAGTGTTGTAGGATGGTTAGGCCTTTTAGGGATTATATACTTGTACTGAAAATAAGGTTTCATGTTCTTGGTTTCATATTACATATAGAGGCAAattagaaattgtgtttatgttCTCTGGCACTATCAGTCAGAAACCTGAACATTATATTACTAGTAGACCCAGCTGACCTCCGATTTCGATTAGAAATCAATGATTTTAGTCTGTAAATTTGAGGGTGTGAGATTAGAATATAgagttttttaattttaattttgattcagtttgattaatttttttttaaatatcaatttaaatttaatcggattaagttaattttaatctgatttcagtacaattaaaaaatgatttaattttaatttaaacccATAAAATTTCTGttcaattttagtttttgaattaaTAAGAGAGTTTAGACACTTCAACATTGAATTGCTGGCCGAATGGCTAATAAAGTTAGATAACCAATTGATTTGATTCTCGGAAATTTCTCAACTTTAACATTATAACAttttaatgattaaattaaaaaaaaagttaaaaaattcaactgatttaatttgatttactCTAAAACCTTCAAGTGATTAAGGCTTTATTTGATTTAAGACCATGTTTAATACGAcgtaatcaaaattataatataatcgtGATTACGTTACAAATTTAATTACGTTGTTTGATAAtagaaaaaattaatataataaaatgagaATTACATAATATAATCAATAGTTTTTAAAGTAACATAATGATTATTGCATGTAAAAATGAATATAATTATGATTACTGATGTGTCCCAATTATAAGTGCACGAGTCATTCAAGTAGTATAAAAAAAAAGATATCGTTCTCACGGAGAGttgtattttcaattaaatttttgatataaaataaactatattaaaattgtattttaatcaaacaaataaaaaaaattagaaatttgaaCATGAGGTATGAAAATACAAAACTAAATTCGaataatgactaatttaataattcacaaaataaagaaattgataatattaataataaaaattaataaaatgatattaaactaaacactcaaaattaaaattccaagcaataattgatagAAGATGATTATGGAGTTAAGAGttcatattcaagtcaatttgggaTTTTCCTATCTCACCCAATctttgaaatttatgggtttaaagtagatcaattttaaaatcctttgaaatctctttcgagtaagacaaagaatgccttaattaacttaatcatattttcgtggagttaaaattaaccaagacccattaggtttttTAATCGATGTATTAatccctcttaatccttagtctatttctagatctaagctaattaagtctaatttcttgattatctattacttggtcttctcctttcggtgcttcaaccaaagattaagaacataacttaatggggccatttattaagcatgtgaataagcacacaagaaatggattaaatctcataaattcattaaattgggattaacccagttcaaatccacaaaaataacgcAAATATTACATCTCtaactccagaatcaaagaaagCTACTCACAATTCATGTATaacacaagaaattctaagtaaaaaaggaaacaaatcatgaaaataaattaaaactaaagaaacccgataggagaaatgtagaaaatggtgaagaagagaagaagaagctaGATTCTGCCCCCAAAAATGGAAGTTGGTTGCTGCGCTGTTCTTCTGCCCCTCTCTCTGTCTTCCTCTCTTTCTTCTTATAGCAAAAAATGAGGTAAGGGCACTATTTATACTTTCTGACAAATAACCcaaaaaatggtgtgtttgaagaAGGGATTCACGTATAAAAATTCTTTTGCCAGCTCATTATAAAGACttgcacaagttgtgcaagcTTCCTATGCAGATTCTGAGCAAATTTGGTGGTTCTAGGTGCTTCCTGTGATGTTGCATAAGTGAGGCgtgagactgcataagttatgcggcaagttatgcagttTTCGTGAAGTTGCATAAGTGAGGAGTagaattgcataagttatgcagcaaGTCATGCAAGTTTCGGCCAAATCAATTGTTCCctccgtgaagctgcataagcagggcgtgagactgcataagttatgtgaCAAGTTATGCAGTTTTCCGTGAAGCTACATAAGCAGGGCGTGaacctgcataagtcatgcagattTCGACAGGTTTAAGAATTTActtcttctccctgtgcagaactgcacaacttgtgcaacaggttatgcacatttcggtcattttatatttttcaactttcaagctttgtttttgacatctttggctattGGAATCACTCCTCACTCGCATAATTTCTTTTAAGTCCCTTAAAAacaccattttacctacaaaacaaagcaaaaattacaatttaatccaaaaattgacaattatgaaaaactatctaaataactaataaaattagctaaaagtgactaacaaataaataaaatagccatgaaattaaacctaaatgactatgcaaaatgcatgtatcaaatacccccaaactcaaatctttgcttgttctcaagcaaactttaaaatataatgtaattttaggggtgccttgtccaaagagctatgaaaatcacctattaaagcaacttaacatacctttagccatatcaacaatccatatacccatccttcaaaatgtaaagaatctaatgcttatccaagctttcaccactTAGCCATCAAGTTAATTATCatccaaaattcccaaaccaGCCAATCGTATGGGAAAGTCATGCTCAAAAAGAATTCTAGATCAATCAAtagccaaagtgtctctatatagaatgatagaatttaatgaatgaatgaatgaatttccaatcccataggcaaactctctactcctatctccactaatgtagcaagtattatcaagagatcaaaggtctttttaggaatgtaatggggctatgaggttcaaaatgaggctaagaagaaaaagggtaaaaaggattcaaagcatgagaatattttcaatcttgaaaacataaggtacacctcttgttacctttttttttttctttcctctctttttttctttttctcttttttttataatttttctttttctttcttttttttctctttccttttttttctatatagaaagaggagagaaatacacaatgaaaattttcaattgctagcatattttacaaaatatataaaatggggggacactttgatactttaagCTTGCATCTTGTatcttcttttgatgattgtttcTAAAAatatcacccccaaactcatttcttttaattactttgggtggatttcttttaatttgaatgacaataatgaaaagtACATACATACTAGTATTTTTACATCATGATAAACATTTTTTctcccttttattatttttttttctttctccttttttttgttttttttttcttttttttatagtgtacctaatattataaataattattctcatgaaaagggttggagtgtttggttcattagctaggtagcaataagggtttcaagaaaaattaggaatataaaggctcaaaggggtttacaagggttaattttaattaagaaaaaggCAAAacgtttaaaatgagaaggtttaaatcaaagaatgcctaatcatctctcttttcaagtacaagctggtatttcacctCGAAACGTCTAGAAAATTTATTCTATAATTGGCGAGACATCACTTGACTACCTTTTATCCTATAGCtctctctaaacacttccatctctaaatgactagttgggtggctttttggctaagaagatataggcaaaggTGATGTTAGCTGTGAAATAgtttccgcaagtgcacgggtcacagtagtatagttttaaaaataatattgttCCCACAGAGAAtcgtgcttaaattggaaataaaatgataagctaattagaatggtaaaatttaaagatattaaaaaaaatgaaatttaaaatttaaaattggtatttgaggaatttaagttaaatcaaacaattaactaaattaattaaactagattaccaaaatttaaattgaaattactaattatgaaattgggaggaattaaatctaaattcaataaaaattaaagtgattctagatatcgatttttcaatattgtttgcatgtggtttatccccaatttagccaaacacatgagaattgcaattttgagggaaatcaattcttagttctttgaaacctttttcaagcatttcaaagttggtatttatcaaatcaaaccctgttttcacgataTTTCAAACATgataaaaacccaattaaagctctaattgatttttgaaagtccccttaatcctcttagcttatctctaacaccaagaaaactaagtttattgcaagattatctatctcaaacattcacttttcagtccatctgtcaatgattaaaacttaacttaataagggcccattcatcaagcaaggcaacaagctcacaagcaataaatcaaaatacagcaaatctcatttaagtgactaaatcaattcaaaaaccaCAATATAAAGTAATATTTACAAAcctatctctagaatctcaaggaTCTACTCACAAATAatagtttcaagacaaacccaagtatagaaatgaagaaataataaaaatctaaGCTAAGAGACAGAAAAACCCAGTGAAATGATGAAGAATCTACTGTTGGAGTGTTGCAGAAGGAGTCCTTTTTGCTGCAGCAAGACCAGATTTCACGTGCTTCTCTCCTTCGTCTCTCCTTGCAAAATCTCCTTAATTTTCTCCTTCttggaaagaaagagaaaaagaagttttTATATGGTTCaaaggtctgccctagaatgggtaaaaaggcaaAAGATTCTGGAGAAAGTGATGCATTAAATCAGAGGGACGAAagtgccacgtcagccattttcattaaaatgacacaagctgaatcggttgtgtcgTGCCTTATGACACAGGTTGTGAAACCTTCTGCCCGAGAAAAACTTCATATCTGATAACGAGACAACCTGTGACACAAGCTGTGTCACAGATTGTGCAACTTTCGGTttctttaactcaacttcaaaattttgcaattcaactctaatttcttccaaatggctgctctgatcaaaatacactataattctccaaatttaacctacaaaataaataaattccaaaaattaagctAAGAAATGTAAAAAGGCAAatttgactaaatatatgctaatatctatagtaatagTTATAAACAAGGATAAATTATAtacaaaaattatacctaaatgatgatataaaatgcatgcatcaaaaggATAAACACTTcgaaactttgcacctcttaggaaactttcaatccacaaacccaaccaaAGGTGAGCTAAATCACTCTTATAAGCAACTTCTCATAACTCAAAGGGCttggtaaaaattttattttatgaatgCATGTGCATGGTTCTTAAAAatgaatgcattaactaaatataAGAAATTTATATGCAAATTTTGTATATGGTTCCTATATATAGTATGGTAtgtatgtatatgtgtataaaatatttacaatatgaaTGTATGATGTATGTATTGTatgaaatgaaatgcacttaaactaaaatgctaaaaaaaaaatttaagcaaaAATAAGTAAAAATCTTATATACACCCCTAAGCTCAaagtggacattgtcctcaatgttaaaataaaTGCAAAGATGGGATGTGATGCAAAAAGTTGGCACATAAAAGTGCAACAAATTAATAAATCACAAGTAAGGGCTAAAATAAGCAAGTGCATAAAATAGATATGAAATATCTCAcagttttaaaataaaattaaagcttACTTGTGATAGCAATGATGTATATCATGTTGCAAAAAGTGAGAAGAATTTACCTTGAATGAAGAATTGGCAATTGGAAATAATTAAGGTTGAAAAGTGCCTCAACAATGCTATTAAAATGGATGGATTTCTTAGAAATGAGTTACTACATAAGTTAGTATATGGACTGTGCAAAAACTATCATAAATAGTAAATTCTGTGAAAATTCTGTATAAATGTGTATTGTGAATAGTATTTTCTGCACAATTGGTAAGTAGCAGTAAAACTGCATAAGCTGTGCACTAAACTGTGTAGTTTTTAGCAGAGTGAATAAAAAAGTATGAACATTGCTACAACTTAAAAATGCATTAAAAAAACAGTTGTTGGTGTCTAAAActtaattgaaatgaaaaatatcAACAGCATAAACTTCATTAACACCAAAATTAAGACCAAACATGAACAAATATACTATTTTTGCAAAATGAAAGCACCAAATTCTGCTGTGAACAGTAATTTCTACACAAATATGCATGTGAAAAGTATTAATTTCTGTAAAACTGCTCTGTGAACTGTAAAATCTACAGAATTTACCTTATAAACAGTAAATTCTACAGAAATCTTAATTTCTATAGTTAATAGGCAACATTAAAATACTAAAGACCATATCAAATGATGCCAACTCATTCTCATTCAAAGAATACACATTCTAAAGCCTAAAATCTAACCAAATTGATATTTGTAACAAGAAATATCTATCTCAAAAATCTGGATTCAAACCCAACacattaaaatcaaatatacaCCCCAACTCAATTCTCAATTTCACAAATAAATGAATCATTCAACTTTTCAATCCAAACACACCCTCTCACATCAAACATCAACATCAAGAAAATAAATTGATCACATCACCTCAACCACTTATCAGAATAAAAAGTAAGAGATGAACTCCTTTAAATGATGCCTTTTGCACAATTCAAGCTTTTGACAATAACTCTCATTCTTGCCAATTTGATAAAATATGCTGCAGAATAAGCACAAATCAAATTTAGAGTCAAATCAATTATGCAACCTAATAAGCACATATTAAAAGAATAGAAAACTCCCTCAATCTGCATTTTCTTATCTTCCATCTAGCAAGCATATGTATAAAGCAAAATTGGACAATTGTCAAAAATTAAATCTAAGAGTGATTGAAaactaagaaaaacaaaacaaataaaattaaattaaccaaaacaaaattaaaaaaaaaaagaacttggggtgcctcccaaaagtgctaagttatggtcattagctTGACTATTGTCATGTATGCTCATCAAAAAGCGGCTTCTTTCCATAATATAATTGTCATATAACATGACATATGGATCTTGATGTAAAGTGCCCTCAAGATTGGTAAAATTTGAAGCAAATTTTCATGTAGCACGAACAACACTTGGAATGGAATCACATGCTTGGGTTGAAAAAAGCTTTAGCTCATGGAGGATATAAAATGTTGAGGGAGGTATCCATGAGAGAAAAGGGTCTTCCAATGGTGTATGTGTAAGCACCATCATTGAGCTCAAGTCGATGGCTTTATCAATTTCCTCAACTACCAATTTCATTATTGACTCATTTACATATAAACCCTCTTCCAATGACCCTCTAAGGATAAAAGTGTTATTTTCTTCAACTTTAAATTCCatttcttcttcaagtaactTCTTTTCTTGTGGAAACTCTATTGATAACTCATCTTCAAGGGATTTTTCTTTTCCTGATTAAGGCTCCACTTCTTCTGCagattcaaattcccatgaagctttGTCATAGCTTAACTCATTGTTCCCACATTGATTTTTTAGTTTCTCCTCATAAGATCCATTCATCATCTTGATTGATAGCTCATTTTTCTTCATTGATGTTTGAAGATCATCCAATTCAACTACCATTTCTTTAAGTTTCATTTGCTAATCTTCTTGAATCTTCAATAATTGGTTGAAGATACTTTCAAATTTATCTTCTTcctcttcaagtcccactcccttctcttcttcaaactcaaatggttggtgtgaaatattatATTGGTAGTGGTATGGAGGATATTGGTGACTCAAACCCTGCAGTGAAGGGTTCCAATGCCAATGATAATCAAAATTCGTCATGTCATTCAATAAGTGAATGACATTATCATGAcctctttgaagaacatgatcaccaGTTGTCCAAGCAccataatctacccaatttcTTGTTGCTTCATCCAAACCATTATAGAAATAAAGAATTAGAGATTGATTTGAAAGGTTGTGGTTGAAAAATCTCTCTGCCATATCATTGAATCTTCCCCAAGTGGCATAAAAAGGGTCTAAGTGAAGTTAAGcaaaacttgtgaagacttgtACATGAAACATTTCAATGAACCTCACAAGATAAGCAAacgaaaacaaaattaaaaatataaaagaaaaattaaaaaagaaaaacataaagcaaagtaataataaagaaaattaaaaagaaaatgttCAAATTAACTAAACAACCAAATCATCTAATATTAAACAACAAAATGAAAACAACCAGAAACACAAAGTGAAAAGATaatatacaaaaataaaaatctaaaattaCTAAAACAACCAAAAATTCAaccttaaacaaacaactccctggcaatggcgctaaaaacttgatgtgtctcaaccgcaagtgcacgggtcgttcaagtagtatagaaaaagatatcattCCCACAGATAGTCgtgttttcaattaaattttttatgtaaaataaattatgttaaaattatatttcaatcaaacaaataaaag contains these protein-coding regions:
- the LOC110666003 gene encoding uncharacterized protein LOC110666003 isoform X2 yields the protein MLCIKSVAILLLPTFLLISSTFFSGGASQIHLQPLPLHVRGSVEKSELNLVSWERGRRSVLAENNSMILAAKRTHRRDPLDNFKYYKGGWNIREEHYFYSVAYTAAPLFLIAVIWFLGFAVTLLVLCIRRCCCQLKNYGYSRTAYALSLIFLIFFTVAAIIGCIVLYTGQEKFHSSSTSTLKYVVNQAENTVENLTIVSEYLSAAKGVGVDQFYLPPSSQKSISKVGSLINASATILQQNTDENSDTIQKALDTVRVILIIVAAVMLVFAFLGFLLSIFGMQSCVYILAITGWILATIALILCCLFLILHNVVGDTCVAMDEWVQHPTAHTALDDILPCVDKATAQQTLSESKKVTFQLVGVVNTFITNVSNKDPPKNLPPNLPPETKRLYYNQSGPAVPLLCNQFNSDMTDRKCVAGEVYFTNASQEWSKYVCQVSENGTCTTTGRLTPEFYNQIMFTVNVSYALHIYSPFLVELVDCTFVRKTFSGIIEQHCPGLNRYSDWIFIGFVMVSVAVMFSLIFWVLHARERRHRVYCKQFINLSARESIAEESGVQ
- the LOC110666003 gene encoding uncharacterized protein LOC110666003 isoform X1, which codes for MLCIKSVAILLLPTFLLISSTFFSGGASQIHLQPLPLHVRDLHFSTGSVEKSELNLVSWERGRRSVLAENNSMILAAKRTHRRDPLDNFKYYKGGWNIREEHYFYSVAYTAAPLFLIAVIWFLGFAVTLLVLCIRRCCCQLKNYGYSRTAYALSLIFLIFFTVAAIIGCIVLYTGQEKFHSSSTSTLKYVVNQAENTVENLTIVSEYLSAAKGVGVDQFYLPPSSQKSISKVGSLINASATILQQNTDENSDTIQKALDTVRVILIIVAAVMLVFAFLGFLLSIFGMQSCVYILAITGWILATIALILCCLFLILHNVVGDTCVAMDEWVQHPTAHTALDDILPCVDKATAQQTLSESKKVTFQLVGVVNTFITNVSNKDPPKNLPPNLPPETKRLYYNQSGPAVPLLCNQFNSDMTDRKCVAGEVYFTNASQEWSKYVCQVSENGTCTTTGRLTPEFYNQIMFTVNVSYALHIYSPFLVELVDCTFVRKTFSGIIEQHCPGLNRYSDWIFIGFVMVSVAVMFSLIFWVLHARERRHRVYCKQFINLSARESIAEESGVQ